A genomic region of Lytechinus pictus isolate F3 Inbred chromosome 2, Lp3.0, whole genome shotgun sequence contains the following coding sequences:
- the LOC129277195 gene encoding putative deoxyribonuclease TATDN2 produces the protein MDELELHAESTFEVEMDTRPPSTPPEAIPPEAAWQAEIDARMGPIPPPGSRQKRTWLRKLRRLRSRLRAGSRDSPNSLKETPGPAPVMMKGVKPSKGMGRGRGFARVRKGPITPGTPGTFHSKGRGRGLLNYLNREDFSLMDAPAPAPSSHPPPLLGFDSHFHPDRCGWYSKRKGKSVVTKHPVEIVGGVLNFCDPEFFMDPGFLSRVLAHSPPYNKRDGSWRLAVGIHPKQASQYTEDQWQRLVALLQSPLVVGVSELGFDFSVNSQWWPDQEALFLRLLGQGTQGRVLILHLRGDSKNNTAYAAHTLARRLLAKHCSPLQRIHIHNFSSDALQAGKWIAAFPYCYFGIAGMAAYFTTEQIQGLRAVPADRLILETDAPHLPPRPDMTVTSPESLGDVGAVVANLRGQPLATIMAQATYNAKLLYGLLG, from the coding sequence ATGGATGAGCTAGAACTCCACGCCGAGTCAACCTTCGAGGTGGAAATGGACACCCGGCCCCCCTCTACCCCCCCAGAGGCTATCCCTCCAGAGGCTGCCTGGCAAGCAGAAATAGATGCACGGATGGGCCCAATCCCGCCCCCTGGCAGTAGACAAAAACGTACGTGGCTCCGTAAGTTGCGTCGATTACGGAGTCGGTTAAGGGCAGGGTCCAGGGATTCCCCTAATTCCCTAAAGGAAACTCCCGGTCCTGCCCCTGTCATGATGAAGGGCGTTAAGCCATCCAAAGGaatggggagggggagagggttCGCAAGGGTCCGCAAGGGTCCCATAACACCCGGCACGCCCGGTACTTTCCATAGTaaggggagagggaggggtCTCTTGAATTACCTCAACCGAGAAGATTTCTCTTTAATGGATGCCCCCGCCCCTGCTCCGAGCTCCCATCCCCCGCCTCTACTAGGGTTTGATAGCCATTTTCACCCAGACAGGTGTGGTTGGTACAGtaagagaaaggggaagagCGTGGTGACAAAGCACCCGGTAGAGATAGTCGGAGGGGTCCTGAACTTCTGTGACCCAGAGTTCTTTATGGACCCCGGCTTTCTTTCCCGGGTGCTGGCTCACAGCCCCCCATACAACAAGAGGGACGGGAGCTGGAGATTAGCAGTAGGGATACACCCTAAACAGGCCTCACAGTACACCGAAGATCAGTGGCAGCGTTTGGTTGCCCTACTTCAAAGCCCCTTGGTTGTAGGCGTAAGCGAACTGGGCTTTGACTTTTCTGTCAACTCCCAGTGGTGGCCTGACCAGGAAGCGCTCTTTCTGCGACTTCTTGGTCAGGGCACCCAAGGGAGGGTCCTTATCCTTCACCTAAGGGGTGATTCGAAGAATAATACCGCGTACGCGGCGCACACTTTGGCCCGCCGGCTTCTTGCAAAGCACTGCTCCCCACTCCAAAGGATACACATCCATAACTTCTCCAGCGATGCTTTGCAAGCCGGGAAATGGATCGCTGCCTTTCCATATTGCTATTTCGGTATTGCCGGGATGGCAGCGTACTTCACAACAGAACAAATTCAAGGCCTTAGGGCCGTCCCCGCGGATCGGCTAATTCTGGAGACCGATGCTCCGCATCTCCCTCCTCGCCCGGACATGACGGTGACTTCACCTGAAAGCCTGGGTGATGTGGGGGCGGTGGTAGCCAACCTGCGGGGGCAGCCCTTGGCCACTATAATGGCCCAAGCCACATACAATGCAAAACTACTGTATGGCCTGTTAGGGTAA